The sequence GCCGTATGTGTAAATGCGCCTTGGCCGTTGCAGTCGCCCAGCGCCCAGATGCCGGCCACAGATGTGCGAAGCTGGTCATCCACCACAACATAGCCCCGCTCATCAAGTTCCAGCCTGACTTTTTCGCCGCCCAGGTCATCCGTGTTGGGCCTGCGGCCGACGGCGACCAGCAGGTGCGAGCCATTCACCTCTTTTCCCCCGTTTCGACAATCAAGCTGAAGGGAAACCTCGTCTCCCTTTTTGCCGACCCCGATGCATTCGGCGTTCAACCGGACGTTCACGCCTTCCCCGGCAAGAATGTCATGCACGGCATCCGACACATCCTTATCTTCACGGCCGATCAGCCTCGGGCCTTTTTCGATCACGGTCACTTCGCTGCCGAAACGGCGAAACATCTGGGCGAATTCCAGGCCCACGTAGCTGCCGCCGATGATCACCAGGTGCGCGGGCAGCTCTTCCAGCCGCATCATGTCCGAATTGGTCAGATAATCCACTTCCGAAAGGCCCGGCAGTGGAGGGACAAAGGCCCGGGCCCCGACATTGATAAATATCTTATCCGCGCTCAGACGCTGTTCACCGACCCTTACGGTGCGGGTATCTTCAAACCGGGCGTGCCCCTTGTAAACGCTCAGGTTCGGCAGATCCGTCATCCACTGCGGAATCTGATCGTTTGTCGTACCCACGATGGCGTCTTTTCTCGCCTTGACCTGTTTCAAATCCACCCGGACATCGCCATTCACCGTCACCCCGTAATCCGCGGCGTGCCTGGCCATATGGGCGGCCTTTGCGCTGGCGATCATGGTTTTGGTGGGGATGCACCCCGTGTTCACGCAGGTGCCGTAAAAAAGGTGGCGCTCTATGATGGCGGTCCGATACCCCGCCTGTGTCAGCCGCACGGCTAGCGCAGGCCCCGCCTGACCGGTCCCGATAATGATGGCGTCAAACTGCTCCATTGCTCCCCCTCGAGCGTTTTATTGGATCGATCATCAAGGATAAATCTTTGCTGCTGTAAATATCGGTAATCCCAAACATTAAAAATGCAATGCCTATGGGAGAAAATGAATACTATTTGCAGTTATATGGCTCATCAGATGGCTCTCAAAAACAATAACGTGATTGTATACCTGAGATTAATCATCGCGCCAGAAATTACCAATATTTTAGAATCATTTTTCCAAAAAAATATATAACAAGCTAAAAAATCGATAAATAATAAATATCCATAATTGACAGGCCAAATGTTTTTCGCGTGAACAATAGTCTATTGACAATTACGTAAGCGTATGCTTAATTTTAAGATATGGAACATACAACAAACAAACATCTAAATCAAATTGGGGAAATTGCGGAAAAAGCCGGTGTTACGCCCCGGACCGTCAGGTATTACATGGAAGAAGGGTTTATTGAACCCGCGGGAAGGAGTGCCGGCGGATTCTACTTGTTTACCCCGGAGACCGCGGAAACCGTTTTCCTCGTGCAGAGACTGAAAGACGCCGGACTGGCGTTAAAGGACATTAAAGCCATTTACCGGGCCCGGCAAAACGGACAGACCGGGAGCGAGGCGTACAGAGAAGTCTTCGCCCATCTTAAAAAACAAAAGGCATTGGTTGAACAGAAAATCGCGGACTACCGGCAGCTGAAGGCGGAAATCGAGGAAGCGATGGAAATGGTGGCCCACTGCG comes from Desulfobacterales bacterium and encodes:
- a CDS encoding MerR family transcriptional regulator, which encodes MEHTTNKHLNQIGEIAEKAGVTPRTVRYYMEEGFIEPAGRSAGGFYLFTPETAETVFLVQRLKDAGLALKDIKAIYRARQNGQTGSEAYREVFAHLKKQKALVEQKIADYRQLKAEIEEAMEMVAHCDGCQLKPTRENCASCPVVKNAKKIPLPVKAIL
- a CDS encoding FAD-containing oxidoreductase; amino-acid sequence: MEQFDAIIIGTGQAGPALAVRLTQAGYRTAIIERHLFYGTCVNTGCIPTKTMIASAKAAHMARHAADYGVTVNGDVRVDLKQVKARKDAIVGTTNDQIPQWMTDLPNLSVYKGHARFEDTRTVRVGEQRLSADKIFINVGARAFVPPLPGLSEVDYLTNSDMMRLEELPAHLVIIGGSYVGLEFAQMFRRFGSEVTVIEKGPRLIGREDKDVSDAVHDILAGEGVNVRLNAECIGVGKKGDEVSLQLDCRNGGKEVNGSHLLVAVGRRPNTDDLGGEKVRLELDERGYVVVDDQLRTSVAGIWALGDCNGQGAFTHTAYNDSEIVSANLLDSDPRRVTDRIPTYALYTEPPLGRVGMTEQQVRDSGRKALVGKRPMTRVNRAQAKGDTRGFIKVLVDAETEKILGAAILGVGGDEAIHLITDIMYADVSYKVVQRAVHIHPTVSELVPTVLGQMEPLE